Proteins from a single region of Apium graveolens cultivar Ventura chromosome 7, ASM990537v1, whole genome shotgun sequence:
- the LOC141674406 gene encoding uncharacterized protein LOC141674406: MARAFRDLKRKVEGDMKIGAAATPFTGKLESTPREYYLKHFNFDFFDGLANPDEHLNYFEQISNIYDYSDLTRCRFFASTLKGEAQKWFSRIPSRSVDSWRDFREIFLKRFRANQMNELYKSTTNVYQIANFFGLTCGGLLGLCLLVIDLRSLMLILIAVDCIMKAILPEIQGDLATPLLSSKSVQDNEQSQGKVMQGDNLTENQALLDKGYLEYGCPHTAKRCRIRAPCCNEIFGCLSCHDESKSNLDKDGHKMPRNEVRQVICSLCNTEQEFQQICINCGVCMGRYICGICKVISDDPSEKIKHCHSCGKCRRGRPDDQIIHCNKCQCCREEPHTCIEGLLHRNCHICSEYLFETTGAISALPCGHIIHHPCFPDLMKSPNTCPVCFKTFADRSGRNTTWRLQLHQLLRMFNKNWYYIFTVAGNFTHK; the protein is encoded by the exons ATGGCCCGGGCCTTTCGTGATCTTAAAAGGAAGGTTGAAGGTGACATGAAAATAGGTGCAGCTGCCACTCCTTTTACCGGAAAGTTGGAGTCCACTCCCAGGGAATACTATCTTAAACACTTCAACTTTGATTTTTTCGACGGGCTGGCCAACCCCGATGAGCATTTGAACTATTTCGAACAAATTTCCAACATCTACGATTACAGTGATCTCACAAGATGCCGCTTCTTTGCGTCAACTCTGAAGGGAGAAGCTCAGAAATGGTTTAGCCGGATCCCATCTCGGAGCGTAGATTCATGGAGGGACTTTCGAGAAATATTCCTAAAGAGATTCCGGGCTAATCAAATGAATGAATT atacaagtcaacaactaatgtGTACCAAATTGCTAACTTTTTCGGACTGAcctgtggtgggttgttgggtcTG TGTCTTCTTGTTATTGATTTACGATCTCTGATGTTGATTCTTATAGCAGTTGACTGCATCATGAAAGCAATACTTCCAGAAATACAAGGGGATCTAGCTACCCCGCTTCTTAGTTCAAAAAGTGTACAAGATAATGAGCAATCACAAGGCAAAGTCATGCAAGGAGAcaacttaactgaaaatcaggCGCTGTTGGATAAGGGATACCTTGAATATGG CTGCCCTCATACTGCGAAAAGGTGTCGTATTAGAGCTCCTTGTTGCAATGAGATTTTTGGTTGTCTAAGTTGCCATGATGAGTCCAAG AGCAATCTTGATAAAGATGGACACAAAATGCCACGTAATGAAGTTCGTCAG GTCATATGTTCGCTATGCAACACTGAACAGGAG TTTCAGCAAATATGCATCAACTGTGGTGTATGTATGGGCAGATACATCTGTGGAATTTGCAAGGTGATTAGTGATGAT CCATCTGAGAAAATTAAGCACTGCCACAGCTGCGGTAAATGTAG ACGAGGCAGGCCGGACGACCAAATCATACACTGCAATAAATGTC AGTGTTGCAGAGAAGAGCCACATACTTGTATTGAAGGCTTGCTACATCGTAACTGTCACATCTGCTCTGAG TATCTATTTGAGACAACAGGAGCTATATCAGCTTTGCCGTGTGGCCATATCATTCACCATCCTTGTTTCCCCGATCTGATGAAATCTCC AAACACGTGCCCTGTTTGCTTCAAGACCTTTGCTGACAGGTCTGGGAGAAATACTACTTGGAGATTGCAGCTACACCAGTTGCTGCGCATGTTCAATAAAAATTGGTATTACATTTTCACTGTGGCTGGCAATTTCACACACAAGTAG